In the genome of Fusarium fujikuroi IMI 58289 draft genome, chromosome FFUJ_chr02, one region contains:
- a CDS encoding related to protein kinase NPR1, translating to MSSSNPPQELPRSQGVSVQSLTVNMIEASEPVTKPQESIVDKDDVSEDASGVRFSSAVQEISPTQPATVDPSSSNPEHEEHDQSSPFTEVTADQLKAFTKSLHGRPLQELRLNNCQFEAFSLPPSRVPSHEDESGQSTRLPTPTSATFQSPHTSPQVSTLASPPLTPAGSGQASSDKKGKEVAKTNEPPVITPQASSSHEKASPAPDRRPSAARAASDHAVRRASSAEEQHQSHRRGMFGVGPGSVPASRESSPSRSSASNFYSKPFTPGGDINDPYAKGRRPAPAAHTTKHTIDPRFIFSRKKKHGSPHGSKSNLNEKRGSSIFGSARNSSEELAPNDSISTGNLHPGHGSMADLKRFFRKGGHHNKKRESSPAPSIKLGMKATASKSTQQLPFGDDHGLSSKYGKLGKFLGSGAGGSVRLMKRKDDGTVFAVKEFRARHTYETEKEYNKKVTAEFCVGSTLHHGNIIETLDILQEKGRWYEVMEYAPFDLFAIVMTGRMSREEITCCFLQILNGVTYLHSVGLAHRDLKLDNVVVSDKGIMKIIDFGSAHVFKYPFETDTVPAKGIVGSDPYLAPEVYDSKEYDAVAVDIWSLAIIFCCMTLRRFPWKVPRMTDNSFKLFAADPTPGHDPRKLIVPSKSTNDLTTTPARDFLAEDETKKHTHHEQKEEATSKEVSSTTDSKDSKTQPSGEKKEVIRGPWRILRLLPRESRHIISRMLDLNPRTRARMDEILQEPWVADTVICQQFDHGKVVPADNHEHNLVPPSNSQQPEKK from the exons ATGAGTTCTTCAAATCCTCCCCAGGAGCTTCCTCGCTCCCAGGGCGTCTCTG TACAATCGCTAACCGTGAATATGATAGAAGCTTCGGAGCCTGTTACAAAACCTCAAGAGTCAATTGTAGACAAGGACGATGTATCCGAAGATGCCTCCGGCGTTCGATTCTCATCCGCCGTCCAGGAGATATCACCTACCCAACCCGCCACCGTTGACCCGTCATCGTCGAACCCAGAGCATGAAGAGCACGACCAGTCAAGTCCTTTCACCGAAGTTACTGCCGATCAACTTAAAGCGTTCACCAAGTCTCTCCACGGCCGGCCGTTACAAGAATTGCGCTTGAACAACTGCCAATTTGAAGCCTTCTCGCTCCCACCCTCCCGA GTCCCATCGCATGAGGATGAATCCGGACAGTCTACCAGATTGCCCACACCCACCTCTGCCACCTTCCAATCCCCGCATACCAGTCCTCAGGTCTCTACGCTGGCTTCCCCTCCCCTAACTCCCGCGGGATCCGGTCAGGCTAGTTCGGATAAGAAGGGTAAGGAAGTGGCCAAGACGAATGAACCCCCGGTTATCACCCCACAGGCATCGTCATCTCATGAAAAGGCTTCACCAGCTCCCGATAGAAGACCTTCAGCTGCTCGAGCTGCTTCCGATCATGCGGTTCGTAGGGCTTCTTCCGCTGAAGAGCAGCACCAGTCCCATCGTCGAGGCATGTTTGGAGTAGGACCTGGTTCTGTGCCAGCTTCTAGAGAATCTAGTCCATCCCGAAGCTCAGCGTCAAACTTCTACTCTAAGCCGTTTACTCCTGGTGGTGATATCAACGATCCCTACGCCAAAGGCCGACGACCTGCACCAGCGGCACATACAACGAAGCACACAATCGACCCCAGGTTTATCTTCTCTCGTAAGAAGAAGCATGGCTCTCCTCATGGGTCCAAGTCAAATCTGAATGAGAAGCGCGGATCTTCGATCTTTGGTAGTGCAAGGAACAGTAGTGAAGAGCTTGCACCGAATGATAGCATCTCGACTGGCAACCTTCACCCCGGACACGGCTCAATGGCAGATTTAAAACGATTTTTCCGCAAGGGCGGACATcacaacaagaagagagagtcGTCACCAGCACCATCGATCAAGCTCGGTATGAAAGCTACAGCTTCCAAATCGACCCAGCAATTGCCGTTTGGGGATGATCATGGGCTGTCTTCCAAGTACGGCAAGCTCGGCAAATTTCTGGGCTCCGGTGCGGGTGGCTCGGTGAGACTGATGAAGCGCAAGGACGACGGCACCGTTTTTGCAGTCAAGGAGTTCCGTGCAAGACACACCTACGAAACCGAAAAAGAGTACAACAAGAAAGTCACAGCCGAATTTTGCGTTGGATCGACTCTTCACCATGGCAATATCATCGAAACGCTGGATATTCTTCAAGAAAAGGGGCGTTGGTATGAAGTGATGGAATATGCGCCATTTGACCTCTTTGCAATCGTTATGACCGGTCGGATGTCCCGGGAAGAGATAACGTGCTGCTTCCTGCAAATCCTCAATGGCGTGACTTATCTGCATAGCGTGGGCCTTGCTCACCGCGATCTGAAGCTGGATAATGTGGTGGTGAGCGACAAGGGTATTATGAAGATCATCGATTTTGGCAGTGCTCACGTCTTCAAATATCCATTTGAGACCGACACTGTGCCCGCAAAAG GTATTGTCGGCTCTGACCCTTATCTCGCACCCGAGGTTTACGACTCTAAGGAGTACGACGCAGTAGCTGTGGATATCTGGTCTTTGGCTATCATTTTCTGCTGCATGACTCTTCGACGTTTCCCGTGGAAGGTTCCACGAATGACGGACAACTCCTTCAAGTTGTTCGCGGCGGACCCAACTCCAGGACACGACCCTAGGAAGCTCATTGTACCTTCGAAGTCAACGAATGATTTGACCACCACGCCAGCGCGAGACTTTttggctgaggatgagaccAAGAAACATACTCATCATgagcaaaaagaagaggcaACCTCAAAAGAGGTCAGCTCCACCACCGACTCAAAGGACTCTAAGACACAGCCGAGtggggagaagaaagaagtcaTCCGTGGCCCATGGCGTATTTTGCGCTTGTTGCCTAGGGAAAGCAGACACATCATTAGCAGAATGCTTGATCTTAACCCCAGGACTCGTGCCCGGATGGATGAGATTCTTCAAGAGCCATGGGTTGCAGATACAGTCATTTGCCAACAATTTGACCACGGCAAGGTTGTCCCAGCTGACAACCACGAACACAACTTGGTACCGCCATCCAACTCGCAACAACCCGAGAAGAAGTGA
- a CDS encoding related to endoglucanase B, with the protein MKLLATVLGLATAANAHTLFTTLFIDGENQGDGTCVRQPKDASKANSPIYPITGGVMACGENGDKPVKFTCPAPGGAQLTFQFRESPSYSKPGAIAEGHKGPCSVYMKKVDDMNSDSAAGDGWFKVWEDGYNVKEDKWCTDTLRSNGGLLSVDLPTGLPAGYYLVRPEVLALHNAPSGDPQFYHSCAQIFIENGPEGPLEIPEKYEVSIPGYVDKKDPGVTYNIYSDKGEYPIPGPEVWNPTSKETGTKQTQKDGLVPKDCLAKNANWCGKPIAKYSGQDNCWAAAKKCWDIVGDCWDNAPPTGEINAACKAKDFEGPPNFTGKEYFAEAPGPIPAPYGDFEGSDPATDGKNSNSNDKPASKETYAAPSKTSQAAAATTEASKPAENTEATKETATRKWDKYEKNTKYKDTPVIKYPMPVQTSEPTQEGSSGLKVSEDGRCGGETGQTCEGSKFGDCCSRGGKCGRKAKQCECGCQNAFGICKK; encoded by the exons ATGAAGCTTCTTGCTACTGTTCTCGGCCTCGCTACTGCTGCGAACGCCCACACCCTTTTCACTACTCTCTTCATTGATGGCGAGAACCAAGGCGACGGTACCTGCGTTCGCCAGCCTAAAGACGCCTCCAAGGCCAATAGCCCCATCTACCCCATCACTGGCGGTGTTATGGCTTGTG GTGAAAATGGTGACAAGCCAGTCAAGTTCACCTGCCCGGCTCCCGGCGGCGCTCAACTGACCTTCCAATTCCGTGAATCCCCCAGCTACTCCAAGCCTGGTGCCATTGCCGAAGGCCACAAGGGCCCCTGCTCCGTCTACATGAAGAAGGTTGACGATATGAACTCGGactctgctgctggtgacGGTTGGTTCAAGGTCTGGGAAGATGGCTACAACGTCAAGGAGGACAAGTGGTGTACAGACACTCTCCGATCCAACGGTGGTCTTCTTTCTGTTGACCTCCCTACTGGTCTCCCTGCTGGCTACTACCTCGTCCGTCCTGAGGTCCTTGCCCTTCACAATGCTCCCTCGGGTGACCCTCAGTTCTACCACAGCTGCGCCCAGATCTTCATCGAGAACGGTCCTGAGGGTCCTCTGGAGATCCCTGAGAAGTACGAAGTCAGCATTCCCGGCTACGTCGACAAGAAGGATCCTGGTGTCACCTACAACATCTACAGCGACAAGGGCGAATATCCTATTCCCGGCCCTGAGGTTTGGAACCCTACCTCCAAGGAGACTGGCACCAAGCAGACTCAGAAGGATGGTCTTGTCCCCAAGGACTGCCTTGCCAAGAACGCCAACTGGTGCGGTAAGCCTATTGCGAAGTACTCTGGGCAAGATAACTGCTGGGCTGCGGCCAAGAAGTGCTGGGATATTGTTGGCGACTGCTGGGACAACGCCCCCCCCACTGGTG AGATCAACGCTGCCTGCAAAGCCAAGGATTTTGAAGGCCCTCCCAACTTCACTGGCAAGGAGTACTTTGCCGAGGCCCCTGGCCCTATTCCTGCTCCCTATGGCGACTTTGAGGGTAGCGATCCAGCTACTGATGGCAAgaactccaactccaacgacAAGCCTGCCAGCAAAGAGACCTACGCTGCTCCATCAAAGACATCTCAGGCTGCCGCCGCTACGACTGAGGCCTCGAAGCCAGCTGAGAATACGGAGGCTACCAAAGAGACAGCGACCCGCAAGTGGGACAAGTATGAGAAGAACACAAAGTACAAGGACACTCCTGTTATCAAGTACCCCATGCCAGTTCAGACAAGCGAGCCTACCCAAGAGGGGAGCTCTGGACTCAAAGTTTCCGAGGATGGCCGCTGCGGCGGTGAGACTGGACAGACTTGTGAGGGAAGCAAGTTTGGTGACTGCTGCTCTCGTGGAGGCAAATGTGGTCGCAAGGCCAAGCAGTGTGAGTGTGGTTGCCAGAATGCATTTGGCATTTGTAAAAAGTAA
- a CDS encoding probable heat shock protein 10 (chaperonin CPN10) yields the protein MATSIKSIRALAPLLDRVLVQRIKAETKTASGIFLPESSVEKLNEAKVLAVGPGAMDKKGNRLPMGVAVGDRVLIPQFGGSPVKAGEEEFQLFRDSEILAKINE from the exons ATG GCTACCTCCATTAAGTCCATTCGAGCTCTCGCTCCTCTCCTTGACCGTGTTCTCGTCCAGCGCATCAAGGCCGAGACCAAGACCGCCAGCGGCATCTTCCTGCCCGAGTCCAgcgttgagaagctcaacgaGGCCAAGGTCCTCGCCGTGGGCCCCGGTGCCATGGACAAGAAGGGTAACCGACTACCCATGGGCGTTGCCGTTGGTGACCGTGTCCTGATCCCTCAATTCGGCGGTTCTCCCGTCAAGGCCGGCGAGGAGGAGTTCCAGCTCTTCCGCGACAGCGA GAtcctggccaagatcaacgaATAA